One genomic window of Rhinolophus ferrumequinum isolate MPI-CBG mRhiFer1 chromosome 23, mRhiFer1_v1.p, whole genome shotgun sequence includes the following:
- the NNAT gene encoding neuronatin isoform X1 has product MEPPQKRMRTRMVGGYLRRGNRGCGSAPNSGLRETSGARRTRGLRQLSLSTTHPALSEPWRQWRQPRLNCSSSAGTFSACCCSADPSQCARARPGTKSWGAAGASRRRTPRLLATNVVFLECCIYWVGFAFRNPPGTQPIARSVQVLPAEAGIHRVEDRAAGVGRAPASPQLRPQPPALGGRVTRCSCASRPAWEPVPRRNGGSPVLSRQRSTCQGQ; this is encoded by the exons ATGGAACCCCCCCAAAAGCGCATGCGCACTCGAATGGTGGGTGGATACTTAAGGCGCGGCAACCGCGGCTGCGGCAGTGCGCCCAACAGCGGACTCCGAGAGACTAGCGGAGCTCGGCGAACCCGCGGCCTTCGGCAGCTCTCGCTCTCAACCACCCACCCAGCACTCTCGGAACCATGGCGGCAGTGGCGGCAGCCTCGGCTGAACTGCTCATCATCGGCTGGTACATTTTCCGCGTGCTGCTGCAG CGCAGACCCTTCTCAGTGCGCCCGCGCCCGGCCGGGAACAAAGAGTTGGGGCGCGGCGGGCGCCAGCCGCCGACGAACGCCGAGGCTCTTAGCGACCAACGTG GTGTTCCTGGAATGCTGCATTTACTGGGTAGGATTCGCTTTTCGAAATCCTCCAGGGACCCAGCCCATTGCAAGAA GTGTTCAGGTACTCCCTGCAGAAGCTGGCATACACCGTGTCGAGGACCGGGCGGCAGGTGTTGGGAGAGCGCCGGCGAGCCCCCAACTGaggccccagcccccagccctgggcgGCCGCGTCACCAGGTGCTCCTGTGCATCTCGCCCAGCATGGGAGCCAGTGCCGCGCAGGAATGGGGGGTCCCCTGTGCTCTCTCGCCAGAGGAGCACTTGCCAAGGTCAGTGA
- the NNAT gene encoding neuronatin isoform X4 has translation MAAVAAASAELLIIGWYIFRVLLQVFLECCIYWVGFAFRNPPGTQPIARSVQVLPAEAGIHRVEDRAAGVGRAPASPQLRPQPPALGGRVTRCSCASRPAWEPVPRRNGGSPVLSRQRSTCQGQ, from the exons ATGGCGGCAGTGGCGGCAGCCTCGGCTGAACTGCTCATCATCGGCTGGTACATTTTCCGCGTGCTGCTGCAG GTGTTCCTGGAATGCTGCATTTACTGGGTAGGATTCGCTTTTCGAAATCCTCCAGGGACCCAGCCCATTGCAAGAA GTGTTCAGGTACTCCCTGCAGAAGCTGGCATACACCGTGTCGAGGACCGGGCGGCAGGTGTTGGGAGAGCGCCGGCGAGCCCCCAACTGaggccccagcccccagccctgggcgGCCGCGTCACCAGGTGCTCCTGTGCATCTCGCCCAGCATGGGAGCCAGTGCCGCGCAGGAATGGGGGGTCCCCTGTGCTCTCTCGCCAGAGGAGCACTTGCCAAGGTCAGTGA
- the NNAT gene encoding neuronatin isoform X2, translating to MEPPQKRMRTRMVGGYLRRGNRGCGSAPNSGLRETSGARRTRGLRQLSLSTTHPALSEPWRQWRQPRLNCSSSAGTFSACCCSADPSQCARARPGTKSWGAAGASRRRTPRLLATNVVFLECCIYWVGFAFRNPPGTQPIARSEVFRYSLQKLAYTVSRTGRQVLGERRRAPN from the exons ATGGAACCCCCCCAAAAGCGCATGCGCACTCGAATGGTGGGTGGATACTTAAGGCGCGGCAACCGCGGCTGCGGCAGTGCGCCCAACAGCGGACTCCGAGAGACTAGCGGAGCTCGGCGAACCCGCGGCCTTCGGCAGCTCTCGCTCTCAACCACCCACCCAGCACTCTCGGAACCATGGCGGCAGTGGCGGCAGCCTCGGCTGAACTGCTCATCATCGGCTGGTACATTTTCCGCGTGCTGCTGCAG CGCAGACCCTTCTCAGTGCGCCCGCGCCCGGCCGGGAACAAAGAGTTGGGGCGCGGCGGGCGCCAGCCGCCGACGAACGCCGAGGCTCTTAGCGACCAACGTG GTGTTCCTGGAATGCTGCATTTACTGGGTAGGATTCGCTTTTCGAAATCCTCCAGGGACCCAGCCCATTGCAAGAAGTGAG GTGTTCAGGTACTCCCTGCAGAAGCTGGCATACACCGTGTCGAGGACCGGGCGGCAGGTGTTGGGAGAGCGCCGGCGAGCCCCCAACTGa
- the NNAT gene encoding neuronatin isoform X5 has protein sequence MAAVAAASAELLIIGWYIFRVLLQVFLECCIYWVGFAFRNPPGTQPIARSEVFRYSLQKLAYTVSRTGRQVLGERRRAPN, from the exons ATGGCGGCAGTGGCGGCAGCCTCGGCTGAACTGCTCATCATCGGCTGGTACATTTTCCGCGTGCTGCTGCAG GTGTTCCTGGAATGCTGCATTTACTGGGTAGGATTCGCTTTTCGAAATCCTCCAGGGACCCAGCCCATTGCAAGAAGTGAG GTGTTCAGGTACTCCCTGCAGAAGCTGGCATACACCGTGTCGAGGACCGGGCGGCAGGTGTTGGGAGAGCGCCGGCGAGCCCCCAACTGa
- the NNAT gene encoding neuronatin isoform X3, whose translation MEPPQKRMRTRMVGGYLRRGNRGCGSAPNSGLRETSGARRTRGLRQLSLSTTHPALSEPWRQWRQPRLNCSSSAGTFSACCCSADPSQCARARPGTKSWGAAGASRRRTPRLLATNVVFRYSLQKLAYTVSRTGRQVLGERRRAPN comes from the exons ATGGAACCCCCCCAAAAGCGCATGCGCACTCGAATGGTGGGTGGATACTTAAGGCGCGGCAACCGCGGCTGCGGCAGTGCGCCCAACAGCGGACTCCGAGAGACTAGCGGAGCTCGGCGAACCCGCGGCCTTCGGCAGCTCTCGCTCTCAACCACCCACCCAGCACTCTCGGAACCATGGCGGCAGTGGCGGCAGCCTCGGCTGAACTGCTCATCATCGGCTGGTACATTTTCCGCGTGCTGCTGCAG CGCAGACCCTTCTCAGTGCGCCCGCGCCCGGCCGGGAACAAAGAGTTGGGGCGCGGCGGGCGCCAGCCGCCGACGAACGCCGAGGCTCTTAGCGACCAACGTG GTGTTCAGGTACTCCCTGCAGAAGCTGGCATACACCGTGTCGAGGACCGGGCGGCAGGTGTTGGGAGAGCGCCGGCGAGCCCCCAACTGa